A genomic region of Bactrocera dorsalis isolate Fly_Bdor chromosome 3, ASM2337382v1, whole genome shotgun sequence contains the following coding sequences:
- the LOC109579484 gene encoding serine-aspartate repeat-containing protein F-like: MRLTEIRLLVLLGFLQVIAKNEGRTIFKTPKISTEFTEETHKNDQANEGSIPAKEENIEKDNENQRLKSLIEELLLKGGNKVITEQLLNPNYYERKSDTEESKYDINQSNSTNGGNQIESMSTQTPELSTNVTPEGLKNITNFDNQKLPSTSSETSFNSTQNDTNHTTLNPLDTAERHAAISLHIFSTKEQNETGDHPIDHFSIGIKNVGNNETLKQQLDFLQKNAENIKKQQHIVGENDVNILERAECTNIYLSDTVDAVINNINSSYENLTANVATIYNQKVSQASLTIVSPELPMPLVQPTDTNEEPANSYALPILKDLTTIVGQQNESTNLGDESSYNDNLILSKSQDQPGVTNGSHQAEIRLSDDKISEQQEHGTHYVTQKQPLNYNNEVVIGTTSYETTKLRQPPAKPSKEKQSPTSDDKTSSGLLLNEDLSQSSELMDINGYSAPQKSAVGSLFEPSEPTISTSTLSHTFETANIEDTFKRLTEIFDEYSVPISSVLQQLSVGLEANPEIANLHTSTHEIENAQGTLVLAGNLERPDVIMPLLHDETDSMELGYGSDYSIFQSQMNLSNFIRTKEVASDEKSSNESLAHEVLDSDKDSVDEAPHSSQLNTPTTNYQSDEYGEGNESEHELNDTSATEYSNVNVVTTNPAATETKVSTTKMTLFDATTTPFATDPMATIANEPANNLEHLEVAIGNDVGKEIENIDKTNEMQVETIHQQQQQHQHFAADTALLAENTNDKSAWVANGLQHISNTLSAQPGKTTNPENAEEEHKGVPKPEVMCNKTEIIKSEQYSKTNENGNENETENEKADMISGGRVLLGRSLSYTISCHISKHEVPTTIVRVVHAANTTDEIDNNREKIIKNHEQLTITSADDSRNGLPVGTLKPLDAEPTAQRTETDSTDDKANEGAADVGVGSADTDGNRYYGVGSEDGDSAEEGMESGENYYIDGVEHEIDGDTDGAADVDGYVTGAASFHVNGIQSRVRQAAAMTAVAQLTTSLETDNDKTYEYDTRQPLQGGLSDKDVNFQSVEHVAASVVNSKITKQVDSSEGGADKDYQDNDGNDDNDDGDDDDDDNEGNASIEAVEFVTSDYQTENDSKYREAAHIGSVDLEPNSIAVTADADGTLDVDNVLQYKLAKAEADAVEAQENIENYNAELLKTETESTKLKNASGGVSDANSDDSEEDDNDDDGKGGGGDDADSDEDEEMADVSGTADDAEAEDSSAAATDPMIAAAAATKANGDDVKARRAMHRADTAS, translated from the exons ATGAGATTAACGGAAATACGTTTATTAGTGCTGCTTGGGTTTCTACAAGTAATAGCTAAGAATGAAG GTCgaactatttttaaaactccaaaaatttcaactgagTTCACCGAAGAAACACATAAAAATGATCAAGCGAACGAAGGCAGTATTCCAGCGAAAGAAGAGAACATCGAGAAAGACAACGAAAACCAGCGACTAAAGTCTTTGATAGAAGAGCTTTTACTGAAAGGTGGAAATAAGGTTATAACAGAACAACTACTAAATCCAAACTATTATGAAAGAAAGAGTGATACTGAAGAAAGCAAGTACGATATAAATCAGAGCAACTCAACCAATGGTGGCAACCAAATCGAATCTATGAGCACACAAACTCCAGAATTGTCAACCAATGTAACTCCTGAAggattgaaaaatataacaaatttcgACAATCAGAAGCTACCCAGCACGAGTAGTGAAACTTCTTTTAATTCCACTCAGAACGACACAAACCACACCACACTCAACCCACTGGATACTGCAGAGCGACATGCCGCGATATCGCTCCATATTTTCAGCACGAAGGAACAGAACGAGACTGGGGATCATCCAATAGATCACTTTAGCATAGGCATTAAGAATGTTGGCAACAATGAAACTCTGAAGCAGCAGTTGGACTTTTTACAAAAGAATgcggaaaatatcaaaaaacaacaacacatagtTGGTGAAAATGATGTGAATATTCTTGAAAGGGCTGAATGTACTAATATATACCTATCGGACACAGTGGATGcagtaattaataatataaacagTAGTTACGAAAACTTGACAGCCAATGTTGCCACAATTTACAACCAAAAAGTCAGTCAGGCTTCCTTAACCATTGTTTCACCAGAATTACCAATGCCTCTAGTGCAACCAACAGATACTAATGAAGAACCTGCTAATTCATATGCACTTCCTATCTTGAAGGATCTTACAACTATAGTAGGACAACAAAATGAGTCTACAAATCTTGGTGATGAGTCGTCTTATAATGACAATCTGATATTATCCAAATCTCAGGATCAACCCGGTGTTACCAACGGGAGTCATCAAGCAGAAATTAGGCTGTCTGATGATAAGATCTCAGAACAACAAGAACATGGCACTCACTATGTTACTCAAAAGCAACCGTTGAATTATAACAATGAAGTGGTTATCGGCACGACTTCATATGAGACGACGAAACTTCGCCAACCACCAGCAAAACCGTCTAAGGAAAAGCAATCTCCAACTTCAGATGACAAAACGAGCTCAGGGCTTTTATTAAATGAAGATTTGTCACAATCCAGTGAATTGATGGATATTAATGGATATAGCGCACCACAAAAGTCAGCCGTGGGTTCTTTATTTGAGCCCTCGGAGCCAACAATATCCACAAGCACATTATCCCATACTTTTGAAACAGCAAATATAGAGGACACTTTTAAGCGTCTCACCGAAATATTTGATGAGTATTCAGTACCTATTTCTAGCGTGTTGCAGCAACTATCGGTTGGCCTCGAGGCAAACCCAGAAATCGCAAATTTACACACGAGTACGCACGAAATTGAAAATGCTCAAGGAACTCTCGTTTTGGCAGGAAACCTTGAACGGCCTGATGTAATAATGCCTCTGTTGCATGATGAAACCGACTCTATGGAGCTTGGTTATGGCTCGGATTATAGCATATTTCAGAGCCAGATGAATTTATCAAATTTCATACGCACTAAAGAGGTTGCAAGTGACGAGAAAAGTTCGAACGAAAGTCTTGCTCATGAAGTGCTTGATAGTGACAAAGACTCAGTAGATGAAGCACCACATTCTAGTCAACTCAACACACCAACAACGAATTATCAATCGGATGAGTATGGCGAAGGTAATGAAAGTGAGCACGAACTAAATGACACGTCAGCAACAGAGTACAGTAATGTAAATGTTGTAACCACAAACCCAGCAGCAACAGAAACAAAAGTTTCAACAACCAAAATGACATTATTTGATGCAACCACAACGCCATTCGCAACCGATCCGATGGCAACGATTGCAAATGAGCCAGCAAACAATTTAGAGCATCTGGAAGTGGCAATTGGAAACGATGTAGGaaaggaaattgaaaatattgacaaaACCAATGAAATGCAAGTGGAAACTattcaccaacaacaacagcaacaccaacactTCGCAGCCGACACAGCGTTACTTGCGGAGAATACAAACGACAAGTCGGCCTGGGTGGCCAACGGATTACAACACATCAGCAACACGCTTTCGGCACAACCGGGCAAGACGACAAATCCAGAGAATGCGGAGGAGGAGCACAAAGGGGTGCCAAAACCGGAAGTGATGTGCAACAAAACGGAGATAATTAAAAGTGAGCAGTACagcaaaacaaatgaaaatggaaatgaaaatgaaaccgAGAATGAAAAGGCAGACATGATATCTGGAGGACGTGTGTTGCTCGGACGCTCTTTGAGTTATACGATAAGCTGTCATATCAGCAAACACGAAGTGCCCACTACAATCGTACGAGTCGTACATGCAGCCAACACTACTGATGAAATTGACAATAACCgggagaaaataataaaaaatcatgaaCAGTTGACAATTACAAGTGCCGATGACAGCAGAAATGGACTGCCAGTGGGAACCCTGAAGCCCTTGGACGCCGAGCCGACAGCGCAGCGCACTGAAACGGACAGCACTGATGACAAAGCGAATGAAGGCGCCGCTGATGTAGGTGTAGGCAGCGCTGACACTGATGGCAATAGATATTATGGCGTAGGCAGTGAAGATGGGGACAGTGCGGAGGAAGGAATGGAAAGCGGCGAAAATTACTACATTGATGGGGTTGAGCATGAAATTGATGGCGATACCGATGGTGCTGCTGATGTTGATGGCTATGTGACCGGCGCTGCATCGTTTCATGTTAATGGCATTCAAAGCCGTGTGAGGCAGGCAGCTGCAATGACAGCAGTCGCACAATTGACAACCAGTTTAGAAACAGATAATGACAAAACATACGAGTATGACACTCGACAGCCACTCCAAGGCGGCTTGAGTGATAAGGACGTCAATTTCCAAAGTGTCGAGCATGTGGCAGCAAGCGTCGTCAACAGCAAAATCACCAAACAAGTGGACAGCAGTGAAGGTGGCGCTGACAAAGATTACCAAGATAATGATGGCAACGATGACAACGATGATGGTGACGATGATGACGATGATAATGAAGGCAATGCATCCATTGAAGCCGTCGAATTTGTGACCAGTGATTACCAAACGGAGAATGACAGCAAATATCGAGAAGCAGCGCATATTGGCAGCGTGGACCTTGAACCCAACAGCATTGCTGTAACTGCCGATGCTGACGGAACGTTGGATGTTGATAATGTGTTGCAATACAAGCTTGCCAAGGCGGAAGCTGACGCCGTTGAAGCGCAGGAAAATATCGAGAACTACAATGCAGAGCTGTTGAAAACCGAGACAGAatcaacaaaattgaaaaatgccaGCGGTGGAGTTAGTGACGCGAACAGCGACGATTCCGAAGAGGACGACAACGACGATGACGGCAAAGGCGGCGGTGGTGACGACGCTGACAGTGATGAGGACGAGGAAATGGCGGATGTGAGTGGCACAGCTGATGATGCTGAAGCGGAAGATTCCTCTGCTGCTGCCACTGATCCGATGATTGCTGCGGCAGCTGCCACTAAAGCGAACGGCGACGACGTCAAAGCGCGCAGAGCAATGCATCGCGCTGACACCGCTTCATAA